One window of the Diospyros lotus cultivar Yz01 chromosome 12, ASM1463336v1, whole genome shotgun sequence genome contains the following:
- the LOC127787235 gene encoding uncharacterized protein LOC127787235: MRRANNNTRDTISAAATAIASAENRVPQASVQKRSWRSCWSIYWCFGYQKQSKRIGHAILVPETSASGAEVPAAENPTQAPPVIFPFVAPPSSPASFLQSDPPSCTQSPAGLLSLTSISASMYSPGPASMFAIGPYAHETQLVSPPVFSTFTTEPSTAPFTPPPESVHLTTPSSPEVPFARLLDPYHQNGEPGQRYALAQYEFQSYQLYPGSPVSHLISPSSGTSSPFPDREFTPGGPQFVQFQIGDPPKLLYLDKMSAQEWASRQGSGSLTPDAVGPRPRDCILLDRKNSDIAPLASSSNGTRADEAVVDHRVSFEITAEDVVRCMAKEPSLVKSGALSVDVYADGRDENSTDSANNREGHHGEISNDVSEKASAETEDGHRPQRHRSVSLGSVKEFNFDNADGAHSDKVAIGPDWWANEKMLGKEGSACNNWSFFPMMQPGVS; the protein is encoded by the exons ATGAGACGCGCGAACAACAACACTCGGGATACCATAAGCGCCGCTGCCACGGCGATCGCTTCGGCTGAGAATCGTGTGCCTCAGGCTTCGGTTCAG AAGAGAAGCTGGCGAAGCTGCTGGAGTATATACTGGTGTTTTGGGTATCAGAAACAGAGCAAACGAATTGGACATGCTATTCTTGTTCCGGAAACATCTGCCTCTGGAGCTGAGGTTCCTGCAGCAGAAAATCCAACTCAAGCACCTCCTGTAATATTTCCCTTTGTTGCACCTCCTTCCTCCCCAGCTTCTTTCCTTCAGTCTGATCCCCCGTCTTGTACCCAATCACCAGCGGGCTTACTCTCCCTCACCTCTATATCTGCCAGTATGTACTCTCCTGGTCCTGCATCCATGTTCGCTATTGGACCTTATGCCCATGAGACCCAGTTAGTCTCACCACCAGTCTTCTCCACCTTTACCACTGAGCCATCTACTGCCCCTTTTACTCCACCTCCTGAGTCTGTCCATTTGACTACACCTTCCTCTCCTGAAGTACCATTTGCTCGGCTTCTTGATCCCTATCACCAAAATGGTGAACCTGGTCAGCGATATGCTTTGGCCCAATATGAATTTCAATCTTATCAGCTTTATCCTGGAAGCCCTGTCAGCCACTTGATCTCGCCCAGTTCAGGTACCTCATCTCCTTTTCCTGATCGTGAGTTTACTCCGGGTGGTCCTCAGTTCGTTCAGTTTCAAATAGGTGACCCTCCCAAGCTCTTGTACCTTGACAAAATGTCTGCCCAGGAATGGGCATCAAGGCAAGGATCTGGTTCGTTGACCCCTGATGCTGTGGGACCTAGACCCAGGGATTGCATTCTTCTGGATCGAAAAAATTCTGATATTGCACCACTTGCAAGTTCATCTAATGGAACCCGAGCTGATGAGGCAGTAGTCGATCATAGAGTATCTTTTGAGATTACAGCTGAAGACGTTGTCAGATGCATGGCAAAGGAGCCATCACTGGTCAAGTCTGGAGCACTGTCTGTAGACGTCTATGCTGATGGAAGAGATGAAAATTCAACCGACTCAGCCAACAATAGGGAGGGCCATCATGGGGAAATATCCAATGACGTGTCTGAGAAAGCTTCTGCAGAAACAGAGGATGGACACCGTCCCCAGAGGCATCGCTCTGTTTCTCTTGGATCTGTCAAGGAATTCAATTTTGACAATGCAGATGGAGCGCACTCTGATAAAGTTGCTATTGGACCTGACTGGTGGGCTAATGAGAAGATGCTTGGGAAGGAGGGTAGCGCCTGTAACAACTGGTCCTTCTTTCCCATGATGCAGCCAGGTGTCAGCTAA